In a genomic window of Urocitellus parryii isolate mUroPar1 chromosome 11, mUroPar1.hap1, whole genome shotgun sequence:
- the LOC144249281 gene encoding PRAME family member 20-like, which yields MTVQSPPTLLELAGRSLLSDKSRAVLDLEDLPIELFPPLFVEAFSRGHTEVLKKMVQAWPFTRLPLGALMRKPQLEMTQVALEGRWKLQVLDLRNVPQNFWRMWSGAVVDTCSPEDIKKNRTVKLSPAMAAKPPFKVFIDLSLRKRPLDEFLTHLFLWVRQRRDRLHLCCNTLKIFGKPTSYTRKMRNLRKLIVSQVYVPTYTSQEEQEQLLAQLTSQFLRMDCLRKFCANAVFLLEGHLEQVLRHLKTPLETLSITNCPLSDSDWKYLSRYPNARQLRHLELRGIKLTDFSLEPLQFLLDSTATTLNSLDLAACGITDSQLQALLPALSRCSQLVILSIHGNRLSMSTLSDLLLHTARLSQLSVELYPAPLESYDAWGTIHPGRCSQLCAELTAIVLMEKEGMGYLVNNEVQPQEVKGHVVPGGRLDGGRVASKDLASRVPHPTLTPTHTPTSPEATEAQAPGLRRKAEAP from the exons ATGACCGTCCAGTCCCCACCCACGCTGCTGGAGCTGGCAGGGCGAAGCCTGCTGAGCGACAAGTCCAGGGCTGTCCTGGATCTGGAGGACCTGCCcatagagctcttcccaccactctttgtggaggccttcagcaggggacacactgaggtcctgaagaaaatggtgcaggcctggcccttcacccGCCTGCCCCTGGGGGCACTGATGAGGAAGCCACAGCTTGAAATGACCCAAGTGGCCCTGGAAGG gaggtggaaactgcaggtgctaGATTTGCGGAATGTTCCCCAGAACTTCTGGAGGATGTGGTCTGGAGCTGTGGTTGACACCTGCTCACCAGAAGACATTAAGAAGAATCGAACAGTGAAACTCAGTCCAGCAATGGCAGCTAAGCCACCCTTCAAGGTTTTCATAGACTTGAGCCTCAGAAAAAGACCCCTGGATGAATTCCTGACCCACTTGTTCCTGTGGGTCagacagagaagggacaggctgcACCTGTGTTGCAATACGCTGAAGATCTTTGGGAAACCCACCAGCTacaccaggaag atgaggaacctgaggaagctgATTGTCTCCCAGGTCTATGTGCCTACCTACACCTCccaagaggagcaggagcagctgcttGCCCAGCTCACCTCGCAGTTCCTCAGGATGGACTGCCTGCGGAAGTTCTGTGCCAATGCTGTCTTCCTCCTTGAGGGCCACCTGGAACAGGTGCTGAG GCACCTGAAGACCCCCCTGGAGACCCTCTCAATAACCAACTGCCCACTGTCAGATTCTGACTGGAAATACCTTTCCCGATATCCAAACGCCAGACAGCTCAGACACCTGGAACTGAGGGGCATCAAACTGACCGATTTCAGTCTGGAGCCCCTCCAATTCCTGCTGGACAGCACTGCAACCACACTGAACAGCCTGGACTTGGCAGCTTGCGGGATCACTGATTCCCAGCTCCAAGCCCTCTTGCCTGCCCTGAGCCGCTGCTCCCAGCTTGTGATCTTGAGCATCCATGGAAACCGCCTCTCTATGTCAACCCTGAGTGACCTGCTGCTTCACACTGCCAGGCTGAGCCAGTTGAGCGTAGAGCTgtaccctgcccctctggagagctatgatgccTGGGGtaccatccacccagggagatgttCCCAACTCTGTGCTGAGCTGACAGCAATA GTGCtgatggagaaagaaggcatGGGGTACTTGGTGAACAATGAGGTTCAGCCCCAGGAAGTCAAG GGTCATGTGGTGCCTGGAGGCAGACTGGATGGTGGCAGAGTGGCCAGCAAGGACCTTGCTAGCAGAGTGCcacaccccaccctcacccccacccataCCCCGACTTCACCAGAAGCTACTGAAGCCCAGGCACCAGGGCTCCGCAGGAAGGCGGAGGCCCCATGA